TCGGGGTTGACCGCGAGCGTCTCTTCGACTCGCGCAGGGTCGCCGTCCGGTAACCGCGCGCTGGCGACGAACCGAACTGGAGACCGCTCGCGATCGAGCAGCGACGCGAGCGTCGCGTCGTTTTGCTTGAGCGCCAGGTCGAGCGCGGCGCTCTCGACGGCCCAGCGCCGGTAGTTTCGGGATATCTCGCGCTCGGGCGGCTTCGTCGGGAAGAGATCCACGTCGTCGAGCGACCGGGAGAACTCGTCGAACGTGTACTCGCCCGCGAAGTCGAACACCGGCGGATCGGGCAACGCCTCGTGGTCGACGGCCTCGTAGGTAACGTCCTCGCCAGCGCCGAACTCGTCTCCCGCCAGCAGGACGAACGTCGACGTGACGCGGGTGGACCCGTTCGAGGTCTCCCGGCGACGGCTGGTCCGTTCCTCAGTCTCTACCGTCAGCGGGAGGTCCGCGACGCGATCGTACAGCGTCATTGCGCGTGCTGACGAGCGAGGCCGCAGACGAGCGTCGGAACGGCCACGGAGCTGTCGATACGGTCGAACCCGGGCGAGGATGAACGGGACGGGCGACGGTGCTGCACTTGGCGTTCCATCGAGCGATAGTATGGTGCGAATGGTACATAACTATTGGGTTACAACGGCCGCCGTTAGTTCCTATCGGTTCCCCATTACGGGCATAATTATCGCATATGGAGTCCCCTTGTGATTGAGCAGTAGTGGGAATATCACTCACGAGTATTCGCCTACGACGCGAAGCGGTTAGAACGAGAATTCACGTTGAGTATCGCGGCCCGAAGGCCGCGGTAGCGTACTTGCCTCGCTGTTCGAGTCGCGTAATAACGCGTCTCGATCGGAAATCCGGCCGGCGTGAGGTCGTCCGCGACGTCGGGACCGCGGAAGCGACAACCCGACGGTGTTCCAGCACCTATCCGCCTGCAGTGACCGTACGCCATCGAGACGGCATCCACTTCGAGTTCGCTGGCACCGACGACGCCGGCATCGTCGCGGACGCGCGGAGCGCCGTCGGCGAGATCAACGTCGTGAGCCACGCCCACGCCGATCACACGTTCCGATCGACCCCCGAAACCGTCGTCTGTTCGGCCGAGACGGCAGCGATCGCGGCGGCCCGGACCGGGATCGAATTCGAATTCGTCGAGCGCGCGGCGGGAATCGAACTCGTCCCGGCGGGCCACGTCGTCGGTTCCCGTGCGGCCCTGCTGGAGGACGGGGACAGCCGCCGCTACTGCTACACCGGCGACGTCTCGACGCGCGATCGGTGCTACCTCGAGGGGTTCGATCCCTCGGCCGTCGAGGCCGACGTGCTCGTGATCGAGACCACCTACGGCAGCCCGGAGTACCGGTTTCCCGCCCAGTCCGACCTCGAATCGGCGATCGCGGACTGGCTACGCGACGCCGCCGATCGGCCGCTGTTCCTGTTCGGCTACTCGCTCGGCCGCGCACAGAAACTCCAGTGGATCGCACAGAACGCAACTGACCGCGAGATCCTCGTCTCGGACACGATCCACGAGGTCACGCGAGCGATCGAGTCGGCGACCGAACTCGCGTTCGCCGGCCAGCCGTACGACTCCCTGCGGGGGCTGACCGACGAAATCGTGATCCTGCCGTCGAACCAGGCCCGATCGGACTGGGTCGAAACCGTGGTCGATCGCGAGGACGGACTGAAGGCGGGGTTTTCGGGCTGGGCCGTCGACGACTCGTTCCGCTATCGGGGCGGCTACGACGTCACCTTCCCGCTGACCGACCACTGCGACTTCGACGAACTCGTCGCGACGGTTCGCGAGATCGACCCCGAGGTCGTCTACACCCACCACGGCTTCGACGAGGAGTTCGCGGACCTGCTCGCGACCGAGTACGGCTTCCGGGCACGACCGCTGAAGCGCGACCAGCGGACGCTCGGGGAGTTCCGCTGATGGGCCTCATCGATCGATTCGAGGAGGAGTTCCTCGACGTCTCGGGTCGGCGAGCCACGCTGCGGGAACTCCTCGAACTACTGTTCGGTTCGATCCTGTTCGTTCTCGTCGCGACCGCGCTCGCGTACTACCTGCTCGGCGAGACCGTCGCGATCGGCGTCGCCGCAGTGCTCGTCGTCGTGTTCGGAACGATGCTCGTTTCGCAGGCCTACTGGGCCCGTGCTGGTCGCGGGGACTACGACGAGTAGCCGTGCTCGGCCTCGCGCACCGGATCCTCACCGGACTCGCCGCGGAGTCAACTCCACCGTAACTGTTCTGGCGGCTTCGGGGCATGCCAGCACCGAGACGGGGCCGAAGGTCGATGTCGATGTCGACGTTGACGGTCAGTCGTCGCCACACCGGTCGCTGGTTTGGCTAAAAACCGCTTAAAACCCCTCGCATTTCCGAACTCTCGAACCGAAACTGGCGAATAATGTCAAAGTTATGAAGCTGCCGATAGTCTCAAATCCCTCTGCAGTGAATCGGATTCAGGCCGATAGATGTAGTTATAGCTACAATTTCTAAATATTTAACCTACCAAATTTTTAAATAAGTTGAGTACTCACCTACAGCCGGTGGGCTCTCTTGTCACACGCCCCACCCCCTTCCAACGTCTATGAACGGTGATCAGTCGACGCTCGGTCGGTGTCCTGAGTGCGGCAGTTCGATCCCGAGCGGCTGGCAGCTAATCGAGTACGAACGCGAGGACGGAGCGGACGGCGTTTTCGCCGAGTGTCCATCGTGTTCCGAGGTCGTCGCGCCGAAGTGACACCGGCGATCCGGTCGTGCTGATCGCCTCTCGAATTCAAACAGAAATACGTTCAGTTCGCATCCGTCCCGTGCAGTTCTTTCACTGAAATACCTATAGTAGCAACTGAAACGATTCACACACTGATCGCAAAGCCGTCCTGCGATTAGGTGTGCACTGACTTTCAGTTGCTACTCTAGCTGAAGGACGACAACAGAGCGACGGGAACTCGATCGCGGCCATCCGGCACACGCGCAGTCGATCGCACTACCGGGAGTGACGGAATGTTCGGCAACTCGACGACTGGTTCGATGTCGGGATCGGGCACCTCGTGAACCGCCTCGGGATTGACCCGAGGCGCTCGCCTTGTCTCTCCGGAGGTCGAATCGACCACTGCAGCGTAGCGATCGTGCAACGCTTCCCCCGAGCGCACCGGCCTCGTGGACGATCGCGTAGCGCACGTATGAGGATACGGGAGCGATCCCGGGTCGCGATCGGAGTGTCCCGTTTCCTCGAATTCGTTCTACGGGCGAACGTGCTGGTATCGTGTCCCTACGGGTCTCGTCCACCAGTTCTGAGGAAATGGAACACGTACGTCTGGGCGTAGCCCGCGTACTCACCCCCGAGGCGGTCGCGTATCGCCCGGGAGGTCGCCGCATACGAGCCCCGATCGCAGTCGGGGTAGTACTCCTCGATCGCCGACCGGATCCAGGTGTCGAGCGGTACGGCCTCGTCGAAGCCGAGCGAAAAGAGGAGGACGCAGTCGGCCACCTTGTCGCCGACGCCGACGAACTGGGTCAGATACTCCCGCGCGGCCTCGTACTCGAGGTCGCGAGCCTCCGCTGGGTGGGCCTCGCCGGAGGCGACCATCTCGGCCGTTCGCACGACGTAGGGGGCGCGATAGCCCAGCCCGAGGTCACGGAGCTCCGCCTCGGTCGCGGCCGCGAGCTGTTCCGGCGTCGGGAAGGCGTGGTACGTCTCCCCGTCGAACGCGATCGGGTCGCCGTACTCGCGGGCCAGCGTCGAGACCATGTCGTGGATGCGGCTCACGCGCATCTGGGCCGAACAGATAAAGGAGATCAGCGTCCCGAAGGGCGGATCCTCGACGAGTCGCATGCCCCGATGGGCATCGTAGGCCTCCCGGACGAGCGGGTCGTCGGGGGCGGCCGCGGCGATCGCTTCGAGGTCGTCGTCCAGCCGCAGGAGGTTCCGCAGGACCGACTCGGCGTCGGTCGACGACTGCCACTCCAGCGCGTCGTTCCGGTGGCGGACGCGTATCACTCCGCCGGAAGACGACCCGTCTCCCGAGCCGTCGACGACGGTGTAATACCACGCCCCGGGTGCCGGTTCGCCGGTGTACATCTCGCCGTCCGATCGACGCCAGAGGTAGCTCTGGCCGCTCTCGAGCGTTCGGTACAGGTCGAACCCACCCGAAAGCTCGGCGACAGGGATCGCACCCGATTGCATTCGCCGGAGAGTTGGCGAGGGATGGCTTGGGCCTTTCGAACCGGTATCCGGGCCGAGAGTGCTTCGAAACGGCCCGCGTTCGAACACGCTACCTCGTCGTTACCGGCTGATTACCGGTCGGACGGCGGTTGAGATACCTTCGAAGGGGTTCTCGCGGCCGCAACGAGTACCCGTTCGCTGTCCGCGATCCAGCGACTGCCGTTCAGGGTTCGATCGCCCGGTGTGTGTCCTGTGAACAAACCCCGGAAAGTATTATGTCACCCACGCCGGATGTGTGAGTTACGTTCCGACCGATGATCCCGACCACCCCATCGACTCGCGCTCCGGCACGGACGAACGCCGGGACGCGCGGTCTCGCGTCCAGCCGAACCGGTGCTGGATTCGCGATCGGTGGTCGTGGACGGGATCTCGCTCGCTCCGTTTCGGGGCCGGTCGGGATCGCACCCGTCCGCGCCGCGTGACGTCGCGTCCGGCCGGACGGCGACACCCTTTTCGGACACGGTTCGACGCGTGTGCCTGGTGTGTTCGGCGGGTCCGGCTACGTCGATCGTGCGCGCGATATTCCCGCAGTGAACAGGCGCTGCTCCCGGGTTCGCGGGCCCGGGTGTCGAGTTCGACTCTCGACGGGGGCCTCATGAACGACCACAGTACCGTCGTCGCGGCGACGGTCACCGTTCGCGTCCCGCTACGCGCCACCGGTGATCTCGTCGACGGCGCACGACGCGTCGTCGATCGACTCGACGCGGTCGATCGACTCGAGACAGCGACCGTTCGAGGGATCTCGCCCGGCCTGAACGACACGACCGTCGACCTCCACGTCCGACTCGCGCTCGACGGCGTCGATCGGAGTGGCGACGAGGCAGACCTCCGGGACGAACTCGAGTGCGGTGCCGGCGTCGTCAGCGTCGATGCCCTCGAGGCGGGCGATGCGGACACGCCCCCGCTCGAGGCCGAGGTCGGCTGACCCGAGTCGTCGTTCCAGCGGGCCGATCGACGCCATTCCGTCGACCTCTCGCTGCGGCGATCGTTTATTACGCGCCACGTCGGATATGAGAAGTACGATGCTCGACGAGCGGGGGCGGCAGCTGTGGACGTACGAAGAGCCGCTCCGGTTTTTCGGCGTGGATATCGGGCGAATCATGACGGTCGTTCGTCTCTCGAGCGGCGGTCTCTTCGTCCAGTCGCCGGCCGAGTTGACGGTCGAACTCCGGGAGGCGCTCGACGAACTCGGGGCCGTCCGGTTCGTGGCCCCGGCGAGCAAACTCCACGGGCACCTGTACATGGAACAGTACCGGGCGGCGTACCCGCGAGCCGAACTGCTCGCCGCGCCCGGTCTCGACGTTCGGCGGGCCGACCTGACGTTCGACCACCTTCTCGGCGATACGCCCGACCCCCGGTGGGCCACCGATATCGACCAGGTCGCGATCCTCGGCCACCGATGGCTCACCGAGATCGCGTACTGTCACCGGCACAGCGGGACGGTCGTTCTCGGGGACGTCGGCTTCCACGTCGATGAGACGAGCCCGCTGCAAACGCGACTCCTCGCACGGGCACTCGGCGTCTACGAGCGGGTCGCACCGCCGATCGAGTACCGGCTCACGGTGACCAACGAGTCGACGTTTCGCCGATCGATCCGGGACGTCCTCGCGTGGGATTTCGATCGGGTGATTCCGGGGCACGGGGAGATCGTCGAGACCGGTGGAAAAGCGGCTGTCATCGACGGCTTCGACTGGGTACTGTAGAAATCGTCTTCGGGGGGCCTTACTCGTCGTCTCCGTCCCGATCGACGGTCTCTTCGCGGATCGTCATCCCCTTGCGGCCGAGGTGCTGGAGCTGACGACGGGCGAAGTCCTCTTCGCGGGTGCCACGCGTCGCGAGGACGTACACGAGCGCGCCGCCGGCGGGGCGCATCGTTCGACCGGCGCGCTGGGTGCCCTGTCGGCGCGACCCGCCGAGTCCGGAGGCGACGATCGCCAGGTCCGCGGTCGGCAGGTCGATCCCTTCGTCGCCGACCCGCGAGACGACGAGCAGGTCGCGTTCGTTCCGGCGGAACTCGTCGAGCAATCGTCGACGCTCGTGGTGTGGGGTTTCCCCGCTGAGGAAGGGGACGTCGAGGGCGGTCGCGAGGTCCCGGCCCTGGTCGAGGTAGTCGACGAAGACGAGCGCCTTCGAGTCGGGGTGGGCGGACAGCAGGTACCTGACCTCGTCGACCTTGCCCCGGTTCCGGGCGGCGATCCGGTACTTCTCCTGGCCCTCCGCCGACGCGTAGGCGTTGCCCTGTTCCTCGTCACCCCACGGGACGTACCGGATCTCGAGTTCCGGTTCGGCGACGAACCCGGACTCGAACAGCGCCTCCCAGTCGGTTCCGATCGGCGGACCGACGAGGGTGAAGATCTCGGTCTGGCGATCGTCCTCGCGGATCGGACTCGCGGAGAGGCCGAGTCGGTGCCGTGACTGCAGGTGGGTGCTCCGGCGGTAAACGTCCGAGGGAACGTGCTGGCACTCGTCGAAGATCACGAGCCCCCACTCGCGGTCGTCGAACAGCGACCGGTGGCGGTCCATACCCGCGATCTGGTAGGTCGCGATCGTCACTGGGCGAACCTCCTTCCGGCCGCCGTGGTACTGGCCGATCTGGCCGGGCTCGAGCGAGGTGTAGTCGACGATCGTATCGGCCCACTGCCGGGCCAGGTCTCGACTCGGCACGAGAACCAGCGTCTCGCCCTCGATGTGGGCCATCGCGCCCACGGCTGCGACGGTCTTGCCGCTGCCCGGCGGACCGACGAAGACGCCCTCGCCCGCCTCGGCGAACCGATCGACCCACGTCCGCTGGTAGTCCCGGAGCCGAACCTGGAGGTCGATCGGCAAGGCCTCGCCGGCATCCAGGTCGCGGTGGTCCCGTACCGGGTAGCCGGCTTCGTAGAGGATCCGTTTGATCGCAGCCTCGGATCCCTCGCGAACCCAGTCCTCCGTGTCGGAGATCGGCGCGTGAACGTGCTCTTCGTCGAGTTTCTGGCGAGCGACGTTCCCCATGATCTCGGCGCTGTTGGCTTCGAGGACGGTGTAGCCCTCCTCGTGGGTCGCGAGCCGGAACTGGTGGGCCCGGTCCCACTGGCTCTCGACCCAGTCTTCGAGCGCGTCCGATCGACGACCGAGCGCCTGTCGCATCGTTCGACGGAGGGCGTCGAAGCTGTCGTGGGGCGTCTGCCAGACGTCCTCGGGCCTGACCACGTAGCGATAGCCCTGGTCGCCGTTGGTGTCTGCGAGGTGGGCGAACTGGGAGAGTTGTGCGCGCGTGAACTGGGCGGGACGATCGACGACGATTTCGCGGCGTTTCGGGAACACGACCACGCGTTCCCGATCGGTCAGGTCCTCCAGTTCGCTGGGGTACCAGACGACCGGATCGGTCCCGACGGAGAGCCGCTGGAGGTCGCCGCCGTCGGCGAGGTCCTCGAGCGCCTCGCTGGCCGTCTCGTGGGAGACGTCGAGCGCGCGGGCGACGGCGGCCGCGGTCAGCACCGGCCGTCCGACCTCCTGTGAGGCGTCGTGAAAGTCCGCGAGCGAGAACCGATCGGCCGCGTCCTCGTCACGATCCGCGGTCGGCGTGGTGCCTTCGCTCGGCGCTGGCTGCTCGGCGTCGATCGATTCGTCGGGGTCGGCTGGCGAGGACCAGTCGTCAGTCACTGACGTGGCTAACGCCGGTGGGGGTAAACCGATTTCGCTCGGCGCGCTGGTGGTGTCGATCCGGGAACGGGGTTCGAGGACGCGTCGTCCGGCCGTTGGCCGGACGAAGGCGGTAGTGGTGAGCGGATACCGCACGGGGGCGTTGCGATGCAAACTAGATAACTATTGCGGTAATCCGTCCGAAACTCGGCTGCCGGCGTGGACTAGCCGACCCGTCGAGGACCGGCCCGAGTACTGTCGGATACCCGTCCGAGAGTACTGTCTAGCACCGATCCGACTGCCGTCGATCGCCCGTCCCCCTGGTCCTGGCACTGGACCGCGATTCGGCCGCTATCGACGGGGGACGAACCGGCCCCCTCGTCTGCTGGCGTCTCGCCCAACAGTATATCCCGGTGGACGGTGTACGTGTTCGCATGTTTCGTGCGATTCTCCCGGAAGGACAGATCGTCTGTGAGCGGTACGATCAGGTGGAGGAGGGAGTCGAACTGTACGACGAGAACGACCAGTTCGTCGCGTTCGTTCCGTACAACAATCTCCACGCGCTGGTCGACGAGGACACCTACCTGGGAGACGATCGATCGATCATGTAGCCGGCGACTGATCGATCGCTTCGAGCTGTTCGCGATACCGGTTCCTGACGGTGACGACCGTCGTCTGTGCGGTGTCGGCGACGGCACGCTGCGGGATCGTCTCGTCACAGAGCAAGCCGGCGGCGTAGATCGCGGCGGCGGCGAACCCGGTCGGCGATTTGCCCGAGTGTAGCCCCTGTTCGGTCGTCTCGTCGATGATTTCGACCGCTTTGGTCTCGACGTCCTTGTCGACGTCGAGTTCGGAGCAGAACCGAGGCACGAATTGTCGGGGATTCGTCGGCTCCAGGTTGATGCCGAGTTCGTCGGCGATGTACCGGTACGTGCGGCCGATCTCGCGTTGGTCGACCCTGGAGACGGAGGTCACTTCCTCGAGGCTGCGCGGAATGCCCTCCTTTCGACAGGCCGTGTAGAGCGCACTGGTTGCGACCCCCTCGATCGATCGGCC
The nucleotide sequence above comes from Halosolutus halophilus. Encoded proteins:
- a CDS encoding mRNA cleavage and polyadenylation specificity factor-like protein codes for the protein MTVRHRDGIHFEFAGTDDAGIVADARSAVGEINVVSHAHADHTFRSTPETVVCSAETAAIAAARTGIEFEFVERAAGIELVPAGHVVGSRAALLEDGDSRRYCYTGDVSTRDRCYLEGFDPSAVEADVLVIETTYGSPEYRFPAQSDLESAIADWLRDAADRPLFLFGYSLGRAQKLQWIAQNATDREILVSDTIHEVTRAIESATELAFAGQPYDSLRGLTDEIVILPSNQARSDWVETVVDREDGLKAGFSGWAVDDSFRYRGGYDVTFPLTDHCDFDELVATVREIDPEVVYTHHGFDEEFADLLATEYGFRARPLKRDQRTLGEFR
- a CDS encoding DNA-3-methyladenine glycosylase family protein, with the protein product MQSGAIPVAELSGGFDLYRTLESGQSYLWRRSDGEMYTGEPAPGAWYYTVVDGSGDGSSSGGVIRVRHRNDALEWQSSTDAESVLRNLLRLDDDLEAIAAAAPDDPLVREAYDAHRGMRLVEDPPFGTLISFICSAQMRVSRIHDMVSTLAREYGDPIAFDGETYHAFPTPEQLAAATEAELRDLGLGYRAPYVVRTAEMVASGEAHPAEARDLEYEAAREYLTQFVGVGDKVADCVLLFSLGFDEAVPLDTWIRSAIEEYYPDCDRGSYAATSRAIRDRLGGEYAGYAQTYVFHFLRTGGRDP
- a CDS encoding phage terminase large subunit family protein codes for the protein MNGDQSTLGRCPECGSSIPSGWQLIEYEREDGADGVFAECPSCSEVVAPK
- a CDS encoding DEAD/DEAH box helicase, with amino-acid sequence MTDDWSSPADPDESIDAEQPAPSEGTTPTADRDEDAADRFSLADFHDASQEVGRPVLTAAAVARALDVSHETASEALEDLADGGDLQRLSVGTDPVVWYPSELEDLTDRERVVVFPKRREIVVDRPAQFTRAQLSQFAHLADTNGDQGYRYVVRPEDVWQTPHDSFDALRRTMRQALGRRSDALEDWVESQWDRAHQFRLATHEEGYTVLEANSAEIMGNVARQKLDEEHVHAPISDTEDWVREGSEAAIKRILYEAGYPVRDHRDLDAGEALPIDLQVRLRDYQRTWVDRFAEAGEGVFVGPPGSGKTVAAVGAMAHIEGETLVLVPSRDLARQWADTIVDYTSLEPGQIGQYHGGRKEVRPVTIATYQIAGMDRHRSLFDDREWGLVIFDECQHVPSDVYRRSTHLQSRHRLGLSASPIREDDRQTEIFTLVGPPIGTDWEALFESGFVAEPELEIRYVPWGDEEQGNAYASAEGQEKYRIAARNRGKVDEVRYLLSAHPDSKALVFVDYLDQGRDLATALDVPFLSGETPHHERRRLLDEFRRNERDLLVVSRVGDEGIDLPTADLAIVASGLGGSRRQGTQRAGRTMRPAGGALVYVLATRGTREEDFARRQLQHLGRKGMTIREETVDRDGDDE
- a CDS encoding DUF4336 domain-containing protein, with product MLDERGRQLWTYEEPLRFFGVDIGRIMTVVRLSSGGLFVQSPAELTVELREALDELGAVRFVAPASKLHGHLYMEQYRAAYPRAELLAAPGLDVRRADLTFDHLLGDTPDPRWATDIDQVAILGHRWLTEIAYCHRHSGTVVLGDVGFHVDETSPLQTRLLARALGVYERVAPPIEYRLTVTNESTFRRSIRDVLAWDFDRVIPGHGEIVETGGKAAVIDGFDWVL